The following proteins are encoded in a genomic region of Xanthomonas cassavae CFBP 4642:
- a CDS encoding TetR/AcrR family transcriptional regulator gives MTTETPRARGRPRAFDPDQAVATAQQLFHARGYDALSVADLTQALGINPPSFYAAFGSKAGLYARILDRYAQTGAIPLPQILDTARPLADALADVLEQAARCYAADPVATGCLVLEGTRSNDAQAREAACSFHVAAQELIRSHIAKQCPHDADRLADFVSTTMAGLSASARHGQSLERLLASARLAGEALRVALRGIG, from the coding sequence ATGACTACAGAAACCCCCCGGGCCCGCGGCCGGCCGCGGGCGTTCGACCCGGACCAAGCGGTCGCCACCGCGCAGCAGCTGTTCCATGCGCGCGGCTACGACGCACTGAGCGTGGCCGACCTCACCCAGGCACTGGGCATCAACCCGCCCAGCTTCTACGCCGCCTTCGGCAGCAAGGCCGGCCTGTACGCGCGCATCCTCGACCGCTATGCGCAGACCGGGGCCATCCCGTTGCCCCAGATCCTGGACACCGCCCGCCCGCTGGCGGACGCCCTGGCCGACGTACTGGAGCAGGCCGCCCGCTGCTACGCCGCAGACCCCGTCGCCACCGGCTGCCTGGTGCTGGAAGGCACGCGCAGCAACGACGCGCAGGCACGCGAGGCCGCCTGCAGTTTTCATGTCGCAGCCCAGGAGTTGATTCGCTCCCACATCGCCAAGCAGTGCCCGCATGACGCAGACCGGCTGGCGGATTTCGTCAGCACCACCATGGCCGGGCTGTCCGCCAGCGCCCGGCATGGGCAGAGCCTGGAGCGTCTGTTGGCGAGTGCGCGCTTGGCGGGGGAGGCGCTTCGGGTGGCGCTACGCGGAATTGGGTGA